One window of Scheffersomyces stipitis CBS 6054 chromosome 1, whole genome shotgun sequence genomic DNA carries:
- the AGP3 gene encoding amino acid permease (The acronym may be misleading. AGP3 has not been shown to be a general amino acid permease with broad substrate specificity in S. cerevisiae) gives DNHTHLKRTLKDRHISLIALAGIIGPGILIGASLALANGPASLIIGFGVIGLIAFAMMQSLGELATLYPTGGTFSTLGNRLVDPAYGAAVGWNYVIIWVAVLANEYNTVAAIMQFWGPQVPLYGYILIFWFFFLGFQFLGVQAFGEAEFWLALTKIVGLVAFYIFSIIYVAGGIHGQKAFGFHYWNDPGAFGDGFKGVANTFVFASTFYSGTEIVAVSAAEAANPSRAVPSAIRQTFWRILIIYMGIAVSYGLTVPYNDPSLSAGTKVLKSPMTIAIARAGWAGGAHLINAFILLTCVSAINSSIYIGSRTIVNLANEGAAPKFFRRVNKTGVPYAAVILMNLFGFLSLMNISTGAAKAYGYIVNLSGVAVFIVWGNVCFYHIRFRQAWKLQGRSVSELPYKGLWYPILPIFGIVLNVFLALVQGWSYFKPFDAGNFVDAYVLLPFFGLLYVFFKLVNRTKWVNLSEVDLDEGRRKDVRDHVTSGEE, from the coding sequence GATAACCATACCCATCTCAAACGGACATTGAAAGACCGCCACATTTCGCTTATTGCACTTGCTGGTATTATTGGTCCTGGTATTCTTATAGGTGCGTCCTTGGCCTTGGCTAATGGACCAGCATCGTTGATTATTGGCTTTGGAGTAATTGGTTTGATAGCGTTTGCTATGATGCAGTCTTTGGGTGAATTAGCTACCCTTTACCCTACTGGAGGTACTTTTTCCACTTTGGGCAACCGACTTGTGGATCCAGCGTATGGAGCTGCCGTAGGATGGAACTATGTAATTATCTGGGTGGCTGTTTTGGCCAATGAGTACAACACTGTAGCTGCTATCATGCAATTCTGGGGTCCCCAGGTTCCATTATACGGTTATATTTTGATattctggttctttttCCTTGGCTTTCAATTTTTGGGTGTCCAGGCATTCGGAGAGGCAGAATTTTGGCTTGCTCTCACGAAAATCGTTGGCCTTGTAGctttctacattttctcCATTATTTACGTAGCTGGAGGTATCCATGGACAAAAGGCATTTGGTTTCCACTACTGGAACGACCCAGGTGCTTTTGGTGATGGTTTTAAGGGAGTTGCAAACACCTTTGTCTTTGCATCCACTTTCTATAGTGGAACAGAAATCGTAGCTgtttcagcagcagaagcTGCTAACCCTTCCAGAGCTGTTCCTCTGGCTATCAGACAGACGTTCTGGAGAATCTTGATTATCTACATGGGTATTGCTGTCAGTTACGGTTTGACTGTTCCTTATAACGATCCTTCGTTGAGCGCAGGTACCAAGGTTCTTAAGTCGCCAATGACTATTGCCATCGCTCGTGCTGGTTGGGCAGGAGGTGCTCATTTAATCAATGCGTTCATCTTGCTCACATGTGTTTCTGCCATTAACAGTTCTATTTACATCGGTTCTCGTACCATAGTCAACTTGGCTAATGAGGGTGCAGCTCCTaaattcttcagaagagtCAATAAGACAGGAGTTCCGTACGCTGCAGTGATTCTTATGAATTTATTCGGGTTCCTCTCGCTCATGAACATCAGTACAGGAGCTGCCAAAGCTTATGGCTACATCGTCAACTTGTCAGGTGTCGCTGTTTTTATTGTATGGGGAAACGTCTGTTTCTACCATATAAGATTCAGACAAGCCTGGAAGCTTCAGGGCCGTTCTGTTTCCGAGTTGCCCTACAAGGGATTATGGTATCCTATCTTACCTATTTTTGGAATAGTCTTGAACGTCTTTTTGGCGTTGGTGCAAGGATGGTCGTACTTCAAGCCGTTTGATGCTGGTAATTTCGTAGATGCCTACGTTCTTTTGCCTTTCTTCGGCTTGCTCtacgtcttcttcaagctcGTCAACCGTACGAAGTGGGTAAATTTGCTGGAAGTGGATTTGGACGAGGGCCGTAGAAAGGATGTCAGGGACCATGTAACAAGTGGGGAAGAATAG